Proteins from a genomic interval of Herpetosiphonaceae bacterium:
- the rsmG gene encoding 16S rRNA (guanine(527)-N(7))-methyltransferase RsmG gives MILRELLQTTTHEWGLTLSEAQLAQFERYAAELIRWNERTNLTTITDPREIGIRHFLDSLALAQVWQQEPPASLIDIGTGAGFPGLPLKLLWPEMRLALVESIGKKTDFLRHMVDLLELSDVEICTARAEELGHNPRYREQFAAVTARAVATLSVLAEYALPLCRIGGIFVAPKSAAGPDEAAAAQRAIELLGGQIAQTIPIQLPQLETRTLVVVRKLQPTPPQYPRRVGIPSKRPL, from the coding sequence ATGATCCTACGCGAACTGCTGCAGACAACCACGCATGAGTGGGGCCTTACGCTCTCAGAGGCGCAGCTTGCCCAGTTCGAGCGCTACGCCGCCGAGCTGATCCGCTGGAATGAGCGCACCAACCTCACGACGATCACCGATCCGCGCGAGATCGGTATCCGGCACTTCCTTGACTCGCTGGCGCTGGCACAGGTCTGGCAGCAGGAGCCGCCCGCATCGCTGATCGATATTGGCACGGGCGCTGGCTTCCCTGGATTGCCGCTTAAGCTGCTGTGGCCGGAGATGCGTCTTGCACTCGTGGAGAGCATCGGCAAGAAAACCGACTTTTTGCGTCATATGGTCGACCTGCTTGAGCTGAGCGATGTCGAGATCTGTACGGCGCGGGCCGAGGAGCTGGGCCATAATCCACGCTATCGCGAGCAGTTCGCGGCTGTCACCGCGCGAGCCGTGGCGACGCTCAGCGTGCTTGCCGAGTACGCGCTTCCGCTGTGTCGCATTGGCGGCATCTTCGTCGCGCCCAAGAGCGCAGCAGGCCCCGATGAGGCGGCGGCGGCGCAGCGTGCGATCGAGCTGCTCGGCGGGCAGATCGCGCAGACCATCCCCATCCAGTTGCCGCAGCTCGAGACGCGCACGCTAGTCGTGGTACGCAAGCTGCAACCAACACCACCACAGTATCCCAGGCGGGTCGGGATACCGTCCAAACGCCCGCTCTAA
- a CDS encoding YbaB/EbfC family nucleoid-associated protein produces the protein MDRKMMQQLQQMQTKLMKAQEELGNTEVEGTAGGGAVKVTMNGHRELRNLVIAPEAVDPDDVETLQEMIVAAFNDATKKAQDLSESKLGGLTGGMKIPGLF, from the coding sequence ATGGATCGTAAAATGATGCAACAACTGCAACAGATGCAGACGAAGCTGATGAAGGCTCAGGAAGAGCTGGGCAATACCGAGGTCGAAGGCACGGCTGGCGGCGGTGCGGTCAAAGTGACGATGAACGGCCATCGCGAGCTGCGCAATCTGGTGATCGCTCCCGAAGCGGTCGATCCCGACGACGTGGAGACGCTGCAAGAGATGATCGTCGCGGCGTTCAACGATGCGACCAAGAAAGCCCAAGACCTGAGCGAGTCGAAGCTGGGCGGCCTGACCGGCGGGATGAAAATTCCGGGCCTGTTCTAA
- a CDS encoding PspA/IM30 family protein produces the protein MAFLSRVRDLVSANLNDLLDRAEDPEKMVNQYLRDLNEHLYETKTHVAAAMADETKLHNKMVQFQAESDQWQTKAEVAMRASDEELARQALARKLQAQKLADNYKQQYEAQDQQVEEMQNALVKLEARIAEAKARRDLLIAKRNRAETQETIQRTIRGISSTNALDKMDQLESRVDDQLAHADAMAKLEQGSLETRFQDLEADQELDQEMAALRRKMSGQG, from the coding sequence ATGGCGTTTCTAAGTCGTGTTCGTGACCTCGTCAGCGCGAATCTGAATGATTTGCTCGACCGCGCGGAAGATCCTGAGAAAATGGTCAACCAGTATTTGCGCGATCTCAACGAGCATCTATACGAAACCAAGACCCACGTCGCCGCCGCGATGGCTGACGAGACGAAGCTGCACAATAAGATGGTGCAGTTTCAGGCCGAGTCCGATCAGTGGCAGACCAAGGCCGAGGTGGCGATGCGCGCCAGCGACGAGGAACTGGCGCGGCAGGCGCTAGCGCGCAAGCTCCAGGCTCAAAAGCTGGCCGACAACTACAAGCAGCAGTACGAGGCACAGGACCAACAGGTTGAGGAGATGCAGAACGCGCTCGTCAAGCTTGAGGCGCGCATCGCAGAGGCCAAGGCACGCCGCGATCTGTTGATCGCCAAGCGCAACCGGGCCGAAACCCAGGAGACGATCCAGCGCACCATTCGCGGCATCAGCAGCACCAACGCGCTCGACAAAATGGATCAGCTTGAGTCGCGGGTCGACGATCAGCTTGCGCACGCCGACGCGATGGCGAAGCTGGAGCAGGGTAGCCTGGAGACGCGCTTTCAAGACCTTGAGGCCGACCAGGAGCTTGATCAGGAGATGGCCGCGCTGCGTCGCAAGATGAGCGGCCAGGGCTAG
- the recR gene encoding recombination mediator RecR yields the protein MPTGIEHLTVEPIARLIEEFNKLPGIGPKTASRLTFYLLRANAEQAAALAQAIVEVKEKTLYCSRCFNIAMTDPCAVCSNANREQSVVCVVEEPLDVLALERTGEYNGLYHVLHGSISPVEGINPDDLKIRELLARVRVEPIDEVIIATNPTTEGRATQHYIARELVPAGVKVTALAQGLPVGGDLEYADEVTLGRALENRREV from the coding sequence GTGCCTACGGGCATCGAACATCTTACCGTCGAGCCGATCGCGCGGCTGATCGAGGAATTCAACAAGCTGCCCGGCATCGGCCCGAAAACGGCGTCGCGGCTGACGTTCTACCTGCTGCGGGCGAATGCCGAGCAGGCGGCGGCGCTGGCTCAGGCGATCGTCGAGGTCAAGGAGAAGACGCTCTACTGCTCGCGCTGCTTCAACATCGCGATGACCGATCCCTGCGCGGTGTGCAGCAATGCCAACCGCGAACAGTCTGTTGTGTGTGTGGTGGAAGAGCCGCTGGATGTGCTGGCGCTGGAACGGACGGGCGAGTACAACGGTCTGTACCATGTGCTGCACGGCTCGATCTCGCCGGTGGAAGGCATCAACCCTGACGATCTGAAGATCCGCGAGCTGCTGGCACGGGTGCGCGTCGAGCCGATCGACGAGGTGATCATCGCCACCAACCCGACGACTGAGGGCCGCGCGACGCAGCACTACATCGCCCGCGAGCTGGTCCCGGCTGGCGTTAAAGTGACCGCGCTGGCGCAGGGCTTGCCCGTCGGCGGCGATCTGGAGTACGCCGACGAGGTGACGCTGGGACGGGCGCTGGAGAACCGGCGCGAGGTTTAG